A window of Xiphophorus hellerii strain 12219 chromosome 7, Xiphophorus_hellerii-4.1, whole genome shotgun sequence contains these coding sequences:
- the LOC116723091 gene encoding uncharacterized protein LOC116723091 isoform X1, whose protein sequence is MAQHRHSIIRLREEERIKAKRAEEERIKAKRAAEKAESPTLDEPWRELDWGEKQENLKYVQEYKPEQDDIRYLRVLLYGPVGAGKSSFINSVSSVLRGRMTIPALASATTSDKSFTKKYETHKFNKRRGSAKTLYPLVFNDIMGLEDGTNRGVHADDIKLALEGHVKEGHKFNQVAPISQDDPGYNPTPSADDRVHVLVCVMSANTSQMNSSVLEKMKSVRETASDLGIPQMAMMTRIDEACCETDKDLKNVYKSKYLRKKMKDFSSAVGIPVNCIFPVKNYSEEIDMNDDIDTLILSALRKMVDFGDDFIEKAEMAAVGAEDNNMEVNYSAGEKDHKAASLPEGPKLETALQIYQPGNSHTEHLTPMDTSESPQKKTKQNNESGKETKGSRAEKLMKCPKCKAGISPSVTFCKQKNDQCEFSIGLHQDNGDDHTALFEDKLTFTEQLADIKNSKPCPNCNHSFPVKHSVASRTNTMGGFNIELSINISKEDKLEGETVETSSAMMDNLGMEQDDGDESSSETSTGSNTDDPSLWTTFKNWLPKIPDKLPTLAKPEQSNQTTNSEKRSFSSHFKPPAPVVKVHYTPTSDTFGADTAIIKQLKNNLKSSVQLEKTTRKNCNIIIVFCPVGRNYESEVKSAMEKEAVSSSGKPFILVLMHHTRDPDYSTAGCDVSEVLKNVFYVHVFYHENKPGLLECSQNARAIKVIEDVLLCQT, encoded by the exons ATGGCTCAACACCGTCATTCTATTATACGTCTACGTG aaGAGGAAAGGATTAAGGCAAAACGTGCTG aAGAGGAAAGGATTAAGGCAAAACGTGCTG CTGAAAAGGCAGAGTCTCCAA CTCTGGATGAACCGTGGAGGGAACTAGACTGGGG AGAAAAACAGGAGAACCTTAAATATGTGCAGGAATACAAACCAGAACAAGATGACATCAGGTACCTCCGGGTCCTCCTTTACGGACCCGTCGGAGCTGGGAAGTCCAGTTTCATCAACTCTGTCAGTAGCGTCCTCAGAGGTCGGATGACAATTCCTGCTTTGGCCAGCGCGACCACGTCTGATAAAAGCTTCAccaaaaag taTGAAACtcataaattcaataaaagaCGAGGAAGTGCAAAGACGCTTTACCCTCTGGTCTTCAACGACATCATGGGACTGGAAGATGGAACCAACAGGGGAGTTCATGCTGACGACATCAAACTGGCTTTGGAAGGTCATGTGAAGGAAGGTCACAAG TTCAACCAAGTTGCTCCAATATCTCAGGATGACCCAGGCTACAACCCGACCCCCTCTGCTGATGACAGAGTTCATGTCCTGGTCTGTGTGATGTCTGCCAACACTTCTCAGATGAATTCATCAGTTCTGGAGAAGATGAAGAGCGTCAGGGAAACAGCCAGTGACCTGG gaATTCCTCAAATGGCCATGATGACACGTATAGATGAAGCCTGCTGTGAAACTGACAAAGACTTAAAGAATGTCTACAAGAGCAAGTACCTGAGAAAAAAG ATGAAagacttcagctcagcagtGGGAATCCCAGTGAACTGCATCTTTCCTGTGAAGAACTACAGTGAAGAAATCGACATGAACGATGACATTGATACTCTGATCCTGAGCGCTCTGAGGAAAATGGTCGACTTTGGAGACGACTTCATTGAGAAG GCGGAGATGGCTGCAGTGGGGGCTGAGGACAACAACATGGAGGTCAACTACTCTGCAGGAGAAAAGGATCACAAAGCAGCAAGTCTGCCAGAAGGGCCCAAACTGGAGACTGCCCTCCAGATCTACCAACCTGGAAACAGTCACACTG AACACCTCACTCCTATGGATACATCTGagtccccccaaaaaaagacaaagcaaaacaatgagTCGGGAAAAGAAACCAAAGGATCCAGG GCTGAGAAGTTGATGAAATGTCCAAAGTGTAAAGCTGGGATTTCTCCATCTGTCACGTTCTGTAAGCAGAAAAATGACCAGTGTGAATTCAGTATTGGTCTGCACCAGGACAATGGAGATGACCACACTGCCTTGTTCGAGGACAAGTTAACCTTCACAGAACAG CTTGCAGATATCAAGAATAGCAAGCCATGTCCCAACTGTAAtcacagttttcctgtaaagcACAGTGTTGCTAGCAGGACTAATACGATGGGTGGATTCAACATTGAATTATCCATCAATATTTCTAAG GAGGACAAGCTGGAAGGTGAGACTGTTG AAACATCATCTGCAATGATGGACAACTTGG GGATGGAGCAAGATGACGGGGATGAGAGTTCTTCAGAAACGTCAACAG GAAGTAACACTGATGACCCCTCTCTATGGACGACTTTTAAAAATTGGCTGCCTAAGATACCAG ATAAACTACCTACTCTAGCGAAACCTGAGCAATCAAATCAAACCA CAAACAGTGAAAAGCGGTCTTTTTCCAGCCATTTCAAACCTCCAGCCCCAGTGGTGAAGGTTCACTATACTCCTACCAGTGATACGTTTGGTGCTGATACTGCCATAATAAAACAATTGAAGAACAACTTAAAGTCATCAGTACAGTTGGAAAAAACAACCAGGAAGAACTGCAACATCATCATTGTCTTCTGTCCAGTTGGCCGCAATTATGAATCAGAAGTAAAGTCTGCCATGGAAAAGGAAGCAG tctcATCATCTGGTAAACCATTCATTTTGGTTCTGATGCATCACACCAGAGACCCGGACTATTCCACTGCAGGATGTGACGTCTCTGAAGtgctgaaaaatgtgttttatgtccATGTTTTTTACCATGAGAATAAACCTGGATTACTGGAATGTTCACAAAATGCCCGAGCAATCAAAGTAATTGAAGACGTACTTCTCTGCCAGACATAG
- the LOC116723091 gene encoding uncharacterized protein LOC116723091 isoform X2: MAFFKRLFGFGSPERTEEERIKAKRAEEERIKAKRAAEKAESPTLDEPWRELDWGEKQENLKYVQEYKPEQDDIRYLRVLLYGPVGAGKSSFINSVSSVLRGRMTIPALASATTSDKSFTKKYETHKFNKRRGSAKTLYPLVFNDIMGLEDGTNRGVHADDIKLALEGHVKEGHKFNQVAPISQDDPGYNPTPSADDRVHVLVCVMSANTSQMNSSVLEKMKSVRETASDLGIPQMAMMTRIDEACCETDKDLKNVYKSKYLRKKMKDFSSAVGIPVNCIFPVKNYSEEIDMNDDIDTLILSALRKMVDFGDDFIEKAEMAAVGAEDNNMEVNYSAGEKDHKAASLPEGPKLETALQIYQPGNSHTEHLTPMDTSESPQKKTKQNNESGKETKGSRAEKLMKCPKCKAGISPSVTFCKQKNDQCEFSIGLHQDNGDDHTALFEDKLTFTEQLADIKNSKPCPNCNHSFPVKHSVASRTNTMGGFNIELSINISKEDKLEETSSAMMDNLGMEQDDGDESSSETSTGSNTDDPSLWTTFKNWLPKIPDKLPTLAKPEQSNQTTNSEKRSFSSHFKPPAPVVKVHYTPTSDTFGADTAIIKQLKNNLKSSVQLEKTTRKNCNIIIVFCPVGRNYESEVKSAMEKEAVSSSGKPFILVLMHHTRDPDYSTAGCDVSEVLKNVFYVHVFYHENKPGLLECSQNARAIKVIEDVLLCQT, encoded by the exons ATGGCTTTTTTTAAACGTCTATTTG gGTTTGGGTCCCCAGAACGTACAG aaGAGGAAAGGATTAAGGCAAAACGTGCTG aAGAGGAAAGGATTAAGGCAAAACGTGCTG CTGAAAAGGCAGAGTCTCCAA CTCTGGATGAACCGTGGAGGGAACTAGACTGGGG AGAAAAACAGGAGAACCTTAAATATGTGCAGGAATACAAACCAGAACAAGATGACATCAGGTACCTCCGGGTCCTCCTTTACGGACCCGTCGGAGCTGGGAAGTCCAGTTTCATCAACTCTGTCAGTAGCGTCCTCAGAGGTCGGATGACAATTCCTGCTTTGGCCAGCGCGACCACGTCTGATAAAAGCTTCAccaaaaag taTGAAACtcataaattcaataaaagaCGAGGAAGTGCAAAGACGCTTTACCCTCTGGTCTTCAACGACATCATGGGACTGGAAGATGGAACCAACAGGGGAGTTCATGCTGACGACATCAAACTGGCTTTGGAAGGTCATGTGAAGGAAGGTCACAAG TTCAACCAAGTTGCTCCAATATCTCAGGATGACCCAGGCTACAACCCGACCCCCTCTGCTGATGACAGAGTTCATGTCCTGGTCTGTGTGATGTCTGCCAACACTTCTCAGATGAATTCATCAGTTCTGGAGAAGATGAAGAGCGTCAGGGAAACAGCCAGTGACCTGG gaATTCCTCAAATGGCCATGATGACACGTATAGATGAAGCCTGCTGTGAAACTGACAAAGACTTAAAGAATGTCTACAAGAGCAAGTACCTGAGAAAAAAG ATGAAagacttcagctcagcagtGGGAATCCCAGTGAACTGCATCTTTCCTGTGAAGAACTACAGTGAAGAAATCGACATGAACGATGACATTGATACTCTGATCCTGAGCGCTCTGAGGAAAATGGTCGACTTTGGAGACGACTTCATTGAGAAG GCGGAGATGGCTGCAGTGGGGGCTGAGGACAACAACATGGAGGTCAACTACTCTGCAGGAGAAAAGGATCACAAAGCAGCAAGTCTGCCAGAAGGGCCCAAACTGGAGACTGCCCTCCAGATCTACCAACCTGGAAACAGTCACACTG AACACCTCACTCCTATGGATACATCTGagtccccccaaaaaaagacaaagcaaaacaatgagTCGGGAAAAGAAACCAAAGGATCCAGG GCTGAGAAGTTGATGAAATGTCCAAAGTGTAAAGCTGGGATTTCTCCATCTGTCACGTTCTGTAAGCAGAAAAATGACCAGTGTGAATTCAGTATTGGTCTGCACCAGGACAATGGAGATGACCACACTGCCTTGTTCGAGGACAAGTTAACCTTCACAGAACAG CTTGCAGATATCAAGAATAGCAAGCCATGTCCCAACTGTAAtcacagttttcctgtaaagcACAGTGTTGCTAGCAGGACTAATACGATGGGTGGATTCAACATTGAATTATCCATCAATATTTCTAAG GAGGACAAGCTGGAAG AAACATCATCTGCAATGATGGACAACTTGG GGATGGAGCAAGATGACGGGGATGAGAGTTCTTCAGAAACGTCAACAG GAAGTAACACTGATGACCCCTCTCTATGGACGACTTTTAAAAATTGGCTGCCTAAGATACCAG ATAAACTACCTACTCTAGCGAAACCTGAGCAATCAAATCAAACCA CAAACAGTGAAAAGCGGTCTTTTTCCAGCCATTTCAAACCTCCAGCCCCAGTGGTGAAGGTTCACTATACTCCTACCAGTGATACGTTTGGTGCTGATACTGCCATAATAAAACAATTGAAGAACAACTTAAAGTCATCAGTACAGTTGGAAAAAACAACCAGGAAGAACTGCAACATCATCATTGTCTTCTGTCCAGTTGGCCGCAATTATGAATCAGAAGTAAAGTCTGCCATGGAAAAGGAAGCAG tctcATCATCTGGTAAACCATTCATTTTGGTTCTGATGCATCACACCAGAGACCCGGACTATTCCACTGCAGGATGTGACGTCTCTGAAGtgctgaaaaatgtgttttatgtccATGTTTTTTACCATGAGAATAAACCTGGATTACTGGAATGTTCACAAAATGCCCGAGCAATCAAAGTAATTGAAGACGTACTTCTCTGCCAGACATAG
- the LOC116723091 gene encoding uncharacterized protein LOC116723091 isoform X4: MAQHRHSIIRLREEERIKAKRAAEKAESPTLDEPWRELDWGEKQENLKYVQEYKPEQDDIRYLRVLLYGPVGAGKSSFINSVSSVLRGRMTIPALASATTSDKSFTKKYETHKFNKRRGSAKTLYPLVFNDIMGLEDGTNRGVHADDIKLALEGHVKEGHKFNQVAPISQDDPGYNPTPSADDRVHVLVCVMSANTSQMNSSVLEKMKSVRETASDLGIPQMAMMTRIDEACCETDKDLKNVYKSKYLRKKMKDFSSAVGIPVNCIFPVKNYSEEIDMNDDIDTLILSALRKMVDFGDDFIEKAEMAAVGAEDNNMEVNYSAGEKDHKAASLPEGPKLETALQIYQPGNSHTEHLTPMDTSESPQKKTKQNNESGKETKGSRAEKLMKCPKCKAGISPSVTFCKQKNDQCEFSIGLHQDNGDDHTALFEDKLTFTEQLADIKNSKPCPNCNHSFPVKHSVASRTNTMGGFNIELSINISKEDKLEGETVETSSAMMDNLGMEQDDGDESSSETSTGSNTDDPSLWTTFKNWLPKIPDKLPTLAKPEQSNQTTNSEKRSFSSHFKPPAPVVKVHYTPTSDTFGADTAIIKQLKNNLKSSVQLEKTTRKNCNIIIVFCPVGRNYESEVKSAMEKEAVSSSGKPFILVLMHHTRDPDYSTAGCDVSEVLKNVFYVHVFYHENKPGLLECSQNARAIKVIEDVLLCQT, from the exons ATGGCTCAACACCGTCATTCTATTATACGTCTACGTG aaGAGGAAAGGATTAAGGCAAAACGTGCTG CTGAAAAGGCAGAGTCTCCAA CTCTGGATGAACCGTGGAGGGAACTAGACTGGGG AGAAAAACAGGAGAACCTTAAATATGTGCAGGAATACAAACCAGAACAAGATGACATCAGGTACCTCCGGGTCCTCCTTTACGGACCCGTCGGAGCTGGGAAGTCCAGTTTCATCAACTCTGTCAGTAGCGTCCTCAGAGGTCGGATGACAATTCCTGCTTTGGCCAGCGCGACCACGTCTGATAAAAGCTTCAccaaaaag taTGAAACtcataaattcaataaaagaCGAGGAAGTGCAAAGACGCTTTACCCTCTGGTCTTCAACGACATCATGGGACTGGAAGATGGAACCAACAGGGGAGTTCATGCTGACGACATCAAACTGGCTTTGGAAGGTCATGTGAAGGAAGGTCACAAG TTCAACCAAGTTGCTCCAATATCTCAGGATGACCCAGGCTACAACCCGACCCCCTCTGCTGATGACAGAGTTCATGTCCTGGTCTGTGTGATGTCTGCCAACACTTCTCAGATGAATTCATCAGTTCTGGAGAAGATGAAGAGCGTCAGGGAAACAGCCAGTGACCTGG gaATTCCTCAAATGGCCATGATGACACGTATAGATGAAGCCTGCTGTGAAACTGACAAAGACTTAAAGAATGTCTACAAGAGCAAGTACCTGAGAAAAAAG ATGAAagacttcagctcagcagtGGGAATCCCAGTGAACTGCATCTTTCCTGTGAAGAACTACAGTGAAGAAATCGACATGAACGATGACATTGATACTCTGATCCTGAGCGCTCTGAGGAAAATGGTCGACTTTGGAGACGACTTCATTGAGAAG GCGGAGATGGCTGCAGTGGGGGCTGAGGACAACAACATGGAGGTCAACTACTCTGCAGGAGAAAAGGATCACAAAGCAGCAAGTCTGCCAGAAGGGCCCAAACTGGAGACTGCCCTCCAGATCTACCAACCTGGAAACAGTCACACTG AACACCTCACTCCTATGGATACATCTGagtccccccaaaaaaagacaaagcaaaacaatgagTCGGGAAAAGAAACCAAAGGATCCAGG GCTGAGAAGTTGATGAAATGTCCAAAGTGTAAAGCTGGGATTTCTCCATCTGTCACGTTCTGTAAGCAGAAAAATGACCAGTGTGAATTCAGTATTGGTCTGCACCAGGACAATGGAGATGACCACACTGCCTTGTTCGAGGACAAGTTAACCTTCACAGAACAG CTTGCAGATATCAAGAATAGCAAGCCATGTCCCAACTGTAAtcacagttttcctgtaaagcACAGTGTTGCTAGCAGGACTAATACGATGGGTGGATTCAACATTGAATTATCCATCAATATTTCTAAG GAGGACAAGCTGGAAGGTGAGACTGTTG AAACATCATCTGCAATGATGGACAACTTGG GGATGGAGCAAGATGACGGGGATGAGAGTTCTTCAGAAACGTCAACAG GAAGTAACACTGATGACCCCTCTCTATGGACGACTTTTAAAAATTGGCTGCCTAAGATACCAG ATAAACTACCTACTCTAGCGAAACCTGAGCAATCAAATCAAACCA CAAACAGTGAAAAGCGGTCTTTTTCCAGCCATTTCAAACCTCCAGCCCCAGTGGTGAAGGTTCACTATACTCCTACCAGTGATACGTTTGGTGCTGATACTGCCATAATAAAACAATTGAAGAACAACTTAAAGTCATCAGTACAGTTGGAAAAAACAACCAGGAAGAACTGCAACATCATCATTGTCTTCTGTCCAGTTGGCCGCAATTATGAATCAGAAGTAAAGTCTGCCATGGAAAAGGAAGCAG tctcATCATCTGGTAAACCATTCATTTTGGTTCTGATGCATCACACCAGAGACCCGGACTATTCCACTGCAGGATGTGACGTCTCTGAAGtgctgaaaaatgtgttttatgtccATGTTTTTTACCATGAGAATAAACCTGGATTACTGGAATGTTCACAAAATGCCCGAGCAATCAAAGTAATTGAAGACGTACTTCTCTGCCAGACATAG
- the LOC116723091 gene encoding uncharacterized protein LOC116723091 isoform X5 has translation MRLLEEERIKAKRAAEKAESPTLDEPWRELDWGEKQENLKYVQEYKPEQDDIRYLRVLLYGPVGAGKSSFINSVSSVLRGRMTIPALASATTSDKSFTKKYETHKFNKRRGSAKTLYPLVFNDIMGLEDGTNRGVHADDIKLALEGHVKEGHKFNQVAPISQDDPGYNPTPSADDRVHVLVCVMSANTSQMNSSVLEKMKSVRETASDLGIPQMAMMTRIDEACCETDKDLKNVYKSKYLRKKMKDFSSAVGIPVNCIFPVKNYSEEIDMNDDIDTLILSALRKMVDFGDDFIEKAEMAAVGAEDNNMEVNYSAGEKDHKAASLPEGPKLETALQIYQPGNSHTEHLTPMDTSESPQKKTKQNNESGKETKGSRAEKLMKCPKCKAGISPSVTFCKQKNDQCEFSIGLHQDNGDDHTALFEDKLTFTEQLADIKNSKPCPNCNHSFPVKHSVASRTNTMGGFNIELSINISKEDKLEGETVETSSAMMDNLGMEQDDGDESSSETSTGSNTDDPSLWTTFKNWLPKIPDKLPTLAKPEQSNQTTNSEKRSFSSHFKPPAPVVKVHYTPTSDTFGADTAIIKQLKNNLKSSVQLEKTTRKNCNIIIVFCPVGRNYESEVKSAMEKEAVSSSGKPFILVLMHHTRDPDYSTAGCDVSEVLKNVFYVHVFYHENKPGLLECSQNARAIKVIEDVLLCQT, from the exons ATGCGTCTACTTG aAGAGGAAAGGATTAAGGCAAAACGTGCTG CTGAAAAGGCAGAGTCTCCAA CTCTGGATGAACCGTGGAGGGAACTAGACTGGGG AGAAAAACAGGAGAACCTTAAATATGTGCAGGAATACAAACCAGAACAAGATGACATCAGGTACCTCCGGGTCCTCCTTTACGGACCCGTCGGAGCTGGGAAGTCCAGTTTCATCAACTCTGTCAGTAGCGTCCTCAGAGGTCGGATGACAATTCCTGCTTTGGCCAGCGCGACCACGTCTGATAAAAGCTTCAccaaaaag taTGAAACtcataaattcaataaaagaCGAGGAAGTGCAAAGACGCTTTACCCTCTGGTCTTCAACGACATCATGGGACTGGAAGATGGAACCAACAGGGGAGTTCATGCTGACGACATCAAACTGGCTTTGGAAGGTCATGTGAAGGAAGGTCACAAG TTCAACCAAGTTGCTCCAATATCTCAGGATGACCCAGGCTACAACCCGACCCCCTCTGCTGATGACAGAGTTCATGTCCTGGTCTGTGTGATGTCTGCCAACACTTCTCAGATGAATTCATCAGTTCTGGAGAAGATGAAGAGCGTCAGGGAAACAGCCAGTGACCTGG gaATTCCTCAAATGGCCATGATGACACGTATAGATGAAGCCTGCTGTGAAACTGACAAAGACTTAAAGAATGTCTACAAGAGCAAGTACCTGAGAAAAAAG ATGAAagacttcagctcagcagtGGGAATCCCAGTGAACTGCATCTTTCCTGTGAAGAACTACAGTGAAGAAATCGACATGAACGATGACATTGATACTCTGATCCTGAGCGCTCTGAGGAAAATGGTCGACTTTGGAGACGACTTCATTGAGAAG GCGGAGATGGCTGCAGTGGGGGCTGAGGACAACAACATGGAGGTCAACTACTCTGCAGGAGAAAAGGATCACAAAGCAGCAAGTCTGCCAGAAGGGCCCAAACTGGAGACTGCCCTCCAGATCTACCAACCTGGAAACAGTCACACTG AACACCTCACTCCTATGGATACATCTGagtccccccaaaaaaagacaaagcaaaacaatgagTCGGGAAAAGAAACCAAAGGATCCAGG GCTGAGAAGTTGATGAAATGTCCAAAGTGTAAAGCTGGGATTTCTCCATCTGTCACGTTCTGTAAGCAGAAAAATGACCAGTGTGAATTCAGTATTGGTCTGCACCAGGACAATGGAGATGACCACACTGCCTTGTTCGAGGACAAGTTAACCTTCACAGAACAG CTTGCAGATATCAAGAATAGCAAGCCATGTCCCAACTGTAAtcacagttttcctgtaaagcACAGTGTTGCTAGCAGGACTAATACGATGGGTGGATTCAACATTGAATTATCCATCAATATTTCTAAG GAGGACAAGCTGGAAGGTGAGACTGTTG AAACATCATCTGCAATGATGGACAACTTGG GGATGGAGCAAGATGACGGGGATGAGAGTTCTTCAGAAACGTCAACAG GAAGTAACACTGATGACCCCTCTCTATGGACGACTTTTAAAAATTGGCTGCCTAAGATACCAG ATAAACTACCTACTCTAGCGAAACCTGAGCAATCAAATCAAACCA CAAACAGTGAAAAGCGGTCTTTTTCCAGCCATTTCAAACCTCCAGCCCCAGTGGTGAAGGTTCACTATACTCCTACCAGTGATACGTTTGGTGCTGATACTGCCATAATAAAACAATTGAAGAACAACTTAAAGTCATCAGTACAGTTGGAAAAAACAACCAGGAAGAACTGCAACATCATCATTGTCTTCTGTCCAGTTGGCCGCAATTATGAATCAGAAGTAAAGTCTGCCATGGAAAAGGAAGCAG tctcATCATCTGGTAAACCATTCATTTTGGTTCTGATGCATCACACCAGAGACCCGGACTATTCCACTGCAGGATGTGACGTCTCTGAAGtgctgaaaaatgtgttttatgtccATGTTTTTTACCATGAGAATAAACCTGGATTACTGGAATGTTCACAAAATGCCCGAGCAATCAAAGTAATTGAAGACGTACTTCTCTGCCAGACATAG
- the LOC116723091 gene encoding uncharacterized protein LOC116723091 isoform X3 → MAFFKRLFGFGSPERTVCVSVSPSPPPKAESPTLGEPWRELDWGEKQENLKYVQEYKPEQDDIRFLRVLLYGPVGAGKSSFINSVSNVLRGRMTIPALASATTSDKSFTKKYETHKFNKGRGSAKTFFPLVFNDFMGLEDGTNRGVHADDIKLALEGHLKEGYEFNQVAPISQDDPGYNPTPSADDRVHVLVCVMSANTSQMNSSVLEKMKSVRETARDLGIPQMAMMTRIDEACCETDKDLRIVYKSKYLRKKMKDFSSAVGIPVNCIFPVKNYSEEIDMNDDIDTLILSALRKMVDFGDDFIEKAEMAAVGAEDNNMEVNYSAGEKDHKAASLPEGPKLETALQIYQPGNSHTEHLTPMDTSESPQKKTKQNNESGKETKGSRAEKLMKCPKCKAGISPSVTFCKQKNDQCEFSIGLHQDNGDDHTALFEDKLTFTEQLADIKNSKPCPNCNHSFPVKHSVASRTNTMGGFNIELSINISKEDKLEGETVETSSAMMDNLGMEQDDGDESSSETSTGSNTDDPSLWTTFKNWLPKIPDKLPTLAKPEQSNQTTNSEKRSFSSHFKPPAPVVKVHYTPTSDTFGADTAIIKQLKNNLKSSVQLEKTTRKNCNIIIVFCPVGRNYESEVKSAMEKEAVSSSGKPFILVLMHHTRDPDYSTAGCDVSEVLKNVFYVHVFYHENKPGLLECSQNARAIKVIEDVLLCQT, encoded by the exons ATGGCTTTTTTTAAACGTCTATTTG gGTTTGGGTCCCCAGAACGTACAG TTTGTGTCTCCGTGTCTCCGTCTCCAC CTCCAAAGGCAGAGTCTCCAA ctctgGGTGAACCGTGGAGGGAACTAGACTGGGG AGAAAAACAGGAGAACCTTAAATATGTGCAGGAATACAAACCAGAACAAGATGACATCAGGTTCCTCCGGGTCCTCCTTTACGGACCCGTCGGAGCTGGGAAGTCCAGTTTCATCAACTCTGTCAGTAACGTCCTCAGAGGTCGGATGACAATTCCTGCTTTGGCCAGCGCGACCACGTCTGATAAAAGCTTCAccaaaaag tATGAAACTCATAAATTCAATAAAGGACGAGGAAGtgcaaagacatttttccctctGGTCTTCAACGACTTCATGGGACTGGAAGATGGAACCAACAGGGGAGTTCATGCTGACGACATCAAACTGGCTTTGGAAGGTCATCTGAAGGAAGGTTATGAG TTCAACCAAGTTGCTCCAATATCTCAGGATGACCCAGGCTACAACCCGACCCCCTCTGCTGATGACAGAGTTCATGTCCTGGTCTGTGTGATGTCTGCCAACACTTCTCAGATGAATTCATCAGTTCTGGAGAAGATGAAGAGCGTCAGGGAAACAGCCAGAGACCTGG gaATTCCTCAAATGGCCATGATGACACGTATAGATGAAGCCTGCTGTGAAACTGACAAAGACTTGAGGATTGTCTACAAGAGCAAGTACCTGAGAAAAAAG ATGAAagacttcagctcagcagtGGGAATCCCAGTGAACTGCATCTTTCCTGTGAAGAACTACAGTGAAGAAATCGACATGAACGATGACATTGATACTCTGATCCTGAGCGCTCTGAGGAAAATGGTCGACTTTGGAGACGACTTCATTGAGAAG GCGGAGATGGCTGCAGTGGGGGCTGAGGACAACAACATGGAGGTCAACTACTCTGCAGGAGAAAAGGATCACAAAGCAGCAAGTCTGCCAGAAGGGCCCAAACTGGAGACTGCCCTCCAGATCTACCAACCTGGAAACAGTCACACTG AACACCTCACTCCTATGGATACATCTGagtccccccaaaaaaagacaaagcaaaacaatgagTCGGGAAAAGAAACCAAAGGATCCAGG GCTGAGAAGTTGATGAAATGTCCAAAGTGTAAAGCTGGGATTTCTCCATCTGTCACGTTCTGTAAGCAGAAAAATGACCAGTGTGAATTCAGTATTGGTCTGCACCAGGACAATGGAGATGACCACACTGCCTTGTTCGAGGACAAGTTAACCTTCACAGAACAG CTTGCAGATATCAAGAATAGCAAGCCATGTCCCAACTGTAAtcacagttttcctgtaaagcACAGTGTTGCTAGCAGGACTAATACGATGGGTGGATTCAACATTGAATTATCCATCAATATTTCTAAG GAGGACAAGCTGGAAGGTGAGACTGTTG AAACATCATCTGCAATGATGGACAACTTGG GGATGGAGCAAGATGACGGGGATGAGAGTTCTTCAGAAACGTCAACAG GAAGTAACACTGATGACCCCTCTCTATGGACGACTTTTAAAAATTGGCTGCCTAAGATACCAG ATAAACTACCTACTCTAGCGAAACCTGAGCAATCAAATCAAACCA CAAACAGTGAAAAGCGGTCTTTTTCCAGCCATTTCAAACCTCCAGCCCCAGTGGTGAAGGTTCACTATACTCCTACCAGTGATACGTTTGGTGCTGATACTGCCATAATAAAACAATTGAAGAACAACTTAAAGTCATCAGTACAGTTGGAAAAAACAACCAGGAAGAACTGCAACATCATCATTGTCTTCTGTCCAGTTGGCCGCAATTATGAATCAGAAGTAAAGTCTGCCATGGAAAAGGAAGCAG tctcATCATCTGGTAAACCATTCATTTTGGTTCTGATGCATCACACCAGAGACCCGGACTATTCCACTGCAGGATGTGACGTCTCTGAAGtgctgaaaaatgtgttttatgtccATGTTTTTTACCATGAGAATAAACCTGGATTACTGGAATGTTCACAAAATGCCCGAGCAATCAAAGTAATTGAAGACGTACTTCTCTGCCAGACATAG